The Plasmodium malariae genome assembly, contig: PmUG01_00_3, whole genome shotgun sequence genome has a segment encoding these proteins:
- the PmUG01_00016400 gene encoding Plasmodium exported protein, unknown function, producing the protein MMYTIKKNFNSMIFIKIFIFTLLFWIIRYNNNLKSCNGLLDEKYKLYRDLYLTTSRQLAHYSVNGNIDGRYNKVLDKEHISKNKKDILLQNKELKGCELKREIWHKVHKSSNSSLSSRADVFCEKQIFSVLHSIDKIKNNEEMTDWEKCTAINRKKIKLLLIPAYIFLLVALVYSRLASKLKDIIKEQNISYYLVTIILLGFAFAIYLSIVLGIIYTCRKINKYRIIKKYKQQICNNGTVNL; encoded by the exons atgatgtatacaataaaaaaaaatttcaattccatgatttttattaaaatcttTATCTttactcttttattttggaTAATTCgttataacaataatttg aagaGCTGCAATGGGTTATTGGATGAGAAGTATAAGTTATATAGAGATTTATACTTAACAACTAGTCGACAGTTAGCACATTATTCAGTGAATGGAAATATTGATGGACGATATAATAAAGTGCTAGATAAAGAACAtatatctaaaaataaaaaagacatattattacaaaacaaagaattaaaaggatgtgaattaaaaagagaaatatggCATAAAGTGCATAAAAGTAGTAATTCTTCGTTATCTAGTAGAGCGGATGTATTTTgtgaaaaacaaatattcaGCGTATTACATTCCATtgacaaaataaagaataacgAAGAAATGACCGACTGGGAAAAGTGTACAGCCATAAATAGaaagaagataaaattattattaattcctgcctatatatttttattggtAGCTTTAGTATATTCAAGATTAGCGTCTAAgttaaaagatataattaaagaacaaaatatatcttattatCTTGTgactataattttattaggtTTTGCATTCGCGATATACTTATCTATTGTACTAGGCATTATTTATACctgtagaaaaattaataaatatagaattataaaaaaatataagcaacAAATTTGTAATAATGGTACggttaatttataa
- the PmUG01_00016200 gene encoding Plasmodium exported protein, unknown function, whose product MIIFFIRSFIFSCLIWIFKYSDESNIYDKTRNKELNINNILNIKYSRLLSSEIRASLEDKHKCLKEKIYDLKGKSTASFKKKPYALKQNNLFQEEDNESIYNDTYQEELNDFMPRKKPKKHGASNVKNNLKEKSPTLKHYNNIQNNKNIHKSLKKLYSEIDSSLDNISSSNKRNCIIKKNKINFSVKYDHKHPIRSAIFFFFTMMLTIPFFPLIPIFLLYFYTQEQQK is encoded by the exons atgatcattttttttattagatcctttattttttcctgtcTAATATGGATATTCAAATATTCTGACGAG TCAAATATCTACGATAAAACGCGGAACAAGGAATTGAacataaataacatattaaatattaaatatagcaGATTGTTAAGCAGTGAAATAAGAGCATCCCTGGAAGATAAacataaatgtttaaaagaaaaaatatatgatttaaaaggaaaaagtactgcatcatttaaaaaaaaaccatATGCattaaagcaaaataacCTTTTTCAAGAAGAAGATAATGAATCAATATACAATGATACGTATCAAGAAGAATTGAATGATTTTATGCCACGTAAAAAACCTAAAAAACATGGAGCTTCTAACgttaagaataatttaaaagaaaaatctcctacattaaaacattataataatattcagaacaataaaaacatacacaaatctttaaaaaagttatactCAGAGATTGATTCATCTTTAGACAACATCAGCTCAAGTAATAAACGtaattgtattattaaaaaaaataaaattaattttagtgTAAAATATGATCATAAACATCCAATAAGATCtgcgattttttttttctttactatGATGCTAACAATTccgttttttcctttaattccaatttttcttttgtatttttatacccaagaacaacaaaaataa
- the PmUG01_00016100 gene encoding PIR protein, whose translation MADIDYDAVLKESYPYKIYEELNNQVKNVENEEKCNAFKDIASTHKDTYVTLCNKVSKLLDFVFKKDTSENFKEYCSHYRNWVYQEIWNLFKEGKSNDDIEGVINKFNKLQIDLFIKHRKRNCSFGFDIKNLQGLKYNIEEKYLYDYFKNYNTIKSSETCNKCNNGKYREYLKSISDIYNNVKEYCCSYGISVCDNYFLTCKNEFDPSELLSALLSKGSENCDGLSSITANFDEEKLNSVETDSEVLNSITHGACINLNNRERASDNTTEQNFCLLATSALLTKNSPTDEIDRPDVSRRESPLRRANSGFGEHQAEVELPKGNALQEGQPDAKGIRGDFGEISVKIEAVPPVKDAPGPIRWKFNQKGTLQCPTKSRDKNEELLCKYMDVLVEGKFATQMEGTKRYKVQAGKSWTKDDLKLARERVRKRRSANESNILNNIFVRISTGVTLVMGIIFIFYLFFKFTPFGSRLRRDRKRKQRYRKDFTDLYTRKRPRRFLKRTYRHSDRRRFNVVNIEDQLHSRNDLHNIN comes from the exons ATGGCAGATATtgattat GATGCAGTTTTAAAAGAATCGTATCCATATAAGATATATGAAGAACTAAATAATCAAGTcaaaaatgtagaaaatgaagaaaaatgtaaTGCATTTAAAGATATAGCATCCACTCACAAGGATACATATGTTACACTTTGTAATAAGGTATCAAAACTTTTagattttgtatttaaaaaggatacatcagaaaattttaaagaatattgTTCGCATTATAGAAACTGGGTATATCAAGAAATATGGAATTTGTTTAAAGAAGGTAAATCAAATGATGATATCGAAGgtgttattaataaatttaataaattacagATTGACCTTTTCATTAAGCACAGGAAACGTAATTGTTCTTTTGGATTTGATATTAAGAATTTACAGGGattgaaatataatatcGAAGAGAAGTATTTGtatgattattttaaaaactatAACACTATAAAAAGTAGTGAAACTTGTAATAAATGTAACAACGGTAAATATAGAGAATACCTTAAATCTAttagtgatatatataacaatgtGAAGGAATATTGTTGTTCGTATGGGATATCTGTATgtgataattattttttgacgtgtaaaaatgaatttgaTCCGAGTGAACTTTTATCTGCATTGCTATCTAAAGGTAGTGAGAATTGTGATGGACTAAGTAGTATTACCGCTAATTTtgatgaagaaaaattaaattccgTTGAAACAGATTCAGAAGTTTTAAACTCAATTACTCATGGTGCATGCATCAATCTGAATAATCGAGAACGTGCATCAGATAATACAACAGAACAAAATTTTTGCTTATTAGCAACATCTGCTTTGTTAACTAAAAATTCTCCTACAGATGAAATTGATAGGCCAGACGTGTCTCGTAGAGAATCCCCCTTACGCAGAGCGAATTCAGGGTTCGGGGAACATCAGGCAGAAGTAGAACTACCAAAAGGAAACGCATTACAAGAAGGTCAACCTGATGCAAAAGGAATAAGAGGGGATTTTGGTGAGATCTCAGTAAAAATAGAAGCTGTACCTCCTGTGAAAGATGCACCTGGTCCTATTAGATGGAAATTTAACCAGAAAGGAACACTACAGTGTCCAACTAAAAGCAgagataaaaatgaagaactACTTTGCAAGTATATGGATGTATTAGTTGAAGGAAAATTTGCTACACAAATGGAAGGTACTAAAAGATACAAAGTGCAGGCTGGAAAGTCATGGACAAAAGATGATTTAAAACTAGCACGCGAAAGAGTGAGGAAAAGGAGATCAGCTAATgaatcaaatatattaaacaacATTTTTGTTCGCATTTCTACTGGAGTTACTCTAGTAATgggaattatttttatattttaccttttttttaaa tttACTCCCTTCGGATCACGTTTACGTAGGGATagaaaaaggaaacaaaGATATAGGAAAGATTTTACGGATTTATATACACGCAAACGACCAAGGCGCTTTTTAAAACGTACATATAGGCATTCTGACAGAAGGAGATTTAACGTAGTAAATATAGAAGATCAGCTTCATTCACGAAATGATTTACATAATATCAACTGA
- the PmUG01_00016500 gene encoding fam-l protein, with protein MGKNRRQSYLLIFLGSSFYLGYKMFNISLDKYCEIKKILKIRNYRLLGKYTHNMDLNFICTKEEIPNIGLNIRNDICNNEESVKTQMKQSNGSSPGNTRGHKKHMKNKLVRLKQKNILIWRKRYSRNLIIRIFLKTTEQLVKLYKKVIIKKYRLRFALPLVLFLLFSLGLILDFTCNCGLTRGLYKLLSFSLGKELMRNFHTYLQTAVGSFFKYSVPKTNGSGTTDFYITPFFDFLIYCVLFFILV; from the exons ATGGGAAAAAACAGAAGAcaatcatatttattaatttttttgggTTCATCCTTTTATCTTGGATAT aaaatgTTCAATATATCATTGGATAAGTACTGCGAGATTAAgaaaatactaaaaataaggaattaTAGATTACTAGGAAAGTATACACATAATATggatttaaattttatatgtacaaaagaagaaatacCAAATATTGGATTAAATATTAGAAAcgatatatgtaataatgaagaaaGTGTGAAAACACAAATGAAGCAGTCAAATGGAAGTTCACCAGGAAATACAAGAGGtcataaaaaacatatgaaaaataaacttgtacgtttgaaacaaaaaaatattctcatATGGAGAAAAAGATATTCAAGGAACTTGATTATCaggattttcttaaaaacaacAGAACAATTAGTGAAGTTGtacaaaaaagtaataattaaaaaatacagattACGGTTTGCTTTGCCTTTAgtattgtttttattgttcTCATTAGGACTAATATTAGATTTTACTTGTAATTGTGGCCTTACAAGGGGGTTGTATAAGTTATTGAGTTTTTCATTAGGTAAGGAACTAATGAGGAATTTTCACACTTATTTGCAAACCGCTGTAGGCTCGTTTTTCAAGTATTCAGTACCAAAAACTAATGGAAGTGGTACTActgatttttatataacaccgttttttgattttctaatatattgcgtactcttctttattttggTATAA
- the PmUG01_00016900 gene encoding fam-l protein produces the protein MKQKIKPLLFKKFSTFILLSWIYHIHIYMTTHNRSLVECYNACKKFYARNYRLLTKYKQDKVAHIADLKEKIINNGEFGKNVISNNEKGEKERKNPSCGNLSMNKNIYNHNKKNKSYIFETKNYSRLEKKIFKEIDYVDFLKNNNTINNKLYKKIIRKKYGLRIVLPLLLFFLLLTVFIIELSFGLLGKSCLLYYFGLEKSHLENLAKKEPLSTILNFLKTYKKFWEHGILGESGVVCGLCGARNTISETCILGQLIRILLYFVPFIILCITFISWIFYYHKKVKKYGKIKFSKK, from the exons atgaaacaaaaaattaagccccttttatttaaaaagttttctacatttattcttttaagtTGGATATatcatattcatatttatatg ACTACGCATAACAGATCTTTGGTTGAATGTTACAATgcttgtaaaaaattttatgcaaGAAATTATCGTTTACtcacaaaatataaacaagaTAAAGTTGCACATATTGCagatttaaaagaaaagataataaataatggAGAATTCggaaaaaatgttatatcgAATAAcgaaaaaggagaaaaagaaagaaagaatcCCTCATGTGGAAATTTATCaatgaataaaaacatatataaccataataagaaaaataaatcttatatatttgaaacaaaaaactATTCAcgattagaaaaaaaaatattcaaagaaatTGATTACGtagattttcttaaaaacaacaacacaattaataataagctttacaaaaaaataatacgtaaaaaatacGGATTACGTATAGTATTACCTTTATTgttattctttcttttattaacaGTATTCATAATAGAATTATCATTTGGTTTGTTAGGAAAAAGTtgtttattgtattattttggTTTAGAGAAGTCGCATTTAGAGAATTTAGCCAAGAAAGAACCTCTTTCTaccattttaaattttttgaaaacatACAAAAAGTTTTGGGAACACGGCATACTGGGAGAATCAGGGGTTGTATGCGGATTGTGCGGAGCACGAAATACAATATCTGAAACATGCATATTAGGACAATTAATtcgtattttattatattttgtaccttttattatactatgtattacatttatatcaTGGATCttttattaccataaaaaagttaaaaaatatggaaaaattaagttcagtaaaaaataa
- the PmUG01_00016600 gene encoding Plasmodium exported protein, unknown function, producing the protein MEQNFLQYLLIKTVVFILLFWICHFNNDMRSTYDNCKFIIKLDVRLCRIMAAHKKEEHTNIKWIKKEIKNNGEYKKMESSNTKTGITIKNKRLDKIYYKNLVSYMANADFKYLRKSMKKKVFQICVLASFHVLLGILLIVLEKLDYLKVIKLDNTLNLSTLGFVIFMYIVILSMFYFYKKFQTYTKLTRIKDDIYNTAYPSFRKVVFYKD; encoded by the exons atggagcaaaattttttgcaatatttattaattaaaactgtggtgtttatccttttattttggatatgtcattttaacaatgatatg AGATCCACATATGATAATtgcaaatttattataaaattagatGTGAGATTGTGTCGAATAATGGCGGCACATAAAAAGGAAGaacatacaaatattaaatggataaagaaggaaataaaaaataatggagaatacaaaaaaatggaatCATCTAATACTAAAACGGGAAtcacaataaaaaataaaaggctagacaaaatatattataaaaatttagttaGTTATATGGCAAATGCTGATTTTAAGTATTTAAGAAAAagcatgaaaaaaaaagtatttcaGATTTGTGTTTTAGCTAGCTTCCATGTATTACTTGGAATACTATTAATtgttttagaaaaattagattatttaaaagttataaaGTTAGATAATACTTTAAATTTATCAACTCTAGGATTTGTGATATTCATGTATATAGTTATACTaagtatgttttatttttacaaaaaatttcaaacATATACAAAGTTAACACGCATAAaagatgatatatataatacggCATATCCTTCTTTCCGTAAAGTAGTCTTTTATAAAGATTAA
- the PmUG01_00017000 gene encoding fam-m protein, which translates to MERNIVYLLLFKIAGFLFFLSWICYFSNEVCTFNRSLSNNYNIVNKLGTRNYRLLAKYKQDRDFYCVELKEHINNNWNQQKKYISNNEKGIKRKNKKYNRNSLNKAQYYTEVIDYNNGMFDEKHFHFEKKWIKKKDDNFLEKRRRICDIALKKIKYKNYGYIVAMYLIFSLLVVGIDVLPRLKSLDTAWKKLDSGNILRTLYDYVKSWDKTVKTSVYLTLFSVIIIILIIVLVIGICNVLSNNEKHNKIKLMIEKNE; encoded by the exons ATGGAAAGAAATATTGTTTATCtcttactttttaaaattgctgggtttcttttttttttatcttggATATGTTATTTTAGCAATGAAGTT tGTACGTTTAATAGATCTTTAAGTAATAACTATAACATTGTTAACAAGTTAGGAACAAGAAATTATAGATtattagcaaaatataagcaGGATAGGGATTTCTATTGTGTAGAATTAaaagaacatataaataataattggaatcaacaaaaaaaatatatatctaataatgaaaaaggaatcaaaagaaaaaacaaaaaatataatagaaattCGTTAAACAAAGCACAATATTATACAGAAGTAATcgattataataatggaatgtttgatgaaaaacatttccattttgaaaaaaaatggataaaaaaaaaagatgacaATTTTCTTGAGAAAAGAAGGAGAATTTGTGAtatagctttaaaaaaaataaaatataaaaattacggATATATAGTTGctatgtatttaattttttccttgttGGTAGTAGGAATAGATGTATTACCAAGATTAAAGTCTTTGGATACTGCATGGAAAAAACTTGATAGTGGCAATATATTAAGAACTTTGTATGACTATGTAAAAAGCTGGGATAAAACAGTAAAAACCTCTGtttatttaacattatttagtgtaattataattatattgatTATTGTACTTGTGATAGGAATTTGCAATGTCCTaagtaataatgaaaaacataataaaattaagttgatgattgagaaaaatgaataa
- the PmUG01_00016700 gene encoding Plasmodium exported protein, unknown function gives MISFILVKIIIFVFFIWIYSYFCDAHNFDKILCMKSIQNISLYSRTYRLLSKFSNEKIKVSLERNLPRNGYNDIKKKKKNYQLKNYGNNTGAEYNGKGKTKNKCNSGFEKKKLLRKCIYVLCKPFLEIDKIFEKLIYKGFIAIYEYRKCTDSIQKKNLKFSACKSAVLTFALPSIIFFTVLSLLLIVCPPLGTSLLGQNSKGFQEFMAKSDMQAFLLSLFILSLTMVIYILVKFINYVIEVGGDEIEN, from the exons atgatatcttttattttagttaaaattattatatttgtattttttatttggatatattcttatttctGTGATGCg CATAACtttgataaaattttatgtatgaaAAGCATTCAAAACATATCATTATATTCAAGAACTTATAGattattatcaaaatttagcaatgaaaaaataaaggtttCATTAGAACGTAACTTACCTAGAAATGGATATAacgatataaaaaaaaaaaaaaaaaattatcaattaaaaaattatggtaaTAATACTGGAGCGGAATACAATGGAAAGGGcaaaactaaaaataaatgtaattcaggatttgagaaaaaaaaattactgaggaagtgcatatatgtattatgtaaaccatttttagaaatagataaaatatttgaaaaattaatttataaaggATTTATTgcaatatatgaatataggAAATGCACAGATTctatccaaaaaaaaaatttgaaattttCAGCGTGTAAGAGTGCTGTTTTAACTTTTGCTCTACcatcaataattttttttacagtaCTTTCATTACTTTTGATAGTTTGCCCTCCGTTAGGTACATCATTATTGGGGCAAAATAGTAAAGGTTTTCAAGAATTTATGGCAAAATCTGATATGCAAGCTTTTTTATTGtcgttatttatattaagtCTCACCATGGTAATTTATATACtggtaaaatttataaattatgtaatagAAGTAGGGGGAGATGAAATAGAAAACTAG